The genomic region GGTAGGCGCTCCCAGTTCCAGTGCTCGCCATAAGCGTTCTCTATGTTACCGTGAGCGCTCTCCTCGTAGATCTCTATGTGTGGGTGGTCATAACCTAGGTGGCAGCGGCCACATGTCCATGGCTTGCGCGCCTGCTTGAGGCTGAACTGGTGTCTGTCGTGGCATGCTGTACATGTACCAATGCTGCCGTCGGGGTCTACGCGTGCTGCGCCGTTGCTTGGCCAGCCCCAGTAGTGCATCCTGGTTACCTGTAGGCCCTTGACGTTGACGGTCTCGGCCTTGTATGGCATTACTAGGCTACCGTGGCACTCGAGGCATGCGTGGTAGATGTAGGCATTTCTGAACCAAGAGTGACTCATCGGGTTGTAGACGGTTTCTGTCTTCTGGCCCATTGTTGTGACTACTATTGATATGTTGTTGTGTAGGAGCACGGTGGTGTTTAGCTCACCGCTGGCAGGCCATAGTGGGCTTATCCACTTCTTGAAGTCTAGGTCGTAGGGTGTTATCATGCCGGTTGCTTCTTTGAGCATGTTTATAACTTTCATGTCCTCGTCCGTGGCCTTGCCGTTGAAGTAGTCGTAGACAGCCTTTGCTATCTTCTCATAGAAGTTCCAGTACACGGGCTCTTTGTCTCTCTGCTTGGTGAGGTATGGCGGGAAGTACTCCTCGTATAGCTTCTTTGCGTTCTCGTCGCCAAACGGGTTGGCTCCTAGCTTCTTGGCTGCATAGGTTAGTATGCCCTTGTACCATGGCAGGAAGGGTGCGTGTAGAGCACCAGTTGCGTGCCAGGTCCAGCTTATCTCAGCGTTCTCCTTGGGGTGGCACTGGCCACAGTCCTTCCTAGTCACGACTGTTACTATGTTGAAGCCGAAGTGGTTGACAACGTCCGGCCTATTCTTGTCAGCGTACATGCCGTGGCACTCGTAGCAGCCTACTACCTTGTCGTAGTCCTTGAACTTGGGGCTTATCTTGTCAATCCATTCCTCGGCGCCTATTGCCTTGTAGAGCTCGGCTGCGTCCTTTGCTGGGTGCTGTGCGTGGGCGCTGTTGAGCCACTGGTATACGATGCCAGGGGTGTACTGTATGTGGCAGCTTAGACATGTCTTGGTCTGCTGGCTTATCTTGTTACTGTTCATTATCTCGTTGAGCTTCTGTACCGCTTCCTCGCCCATTGCCGGTTCTGGGCCCTGGTAGGGCTCCTCTGCGTGTGCCATCATGCCTAGGTAGGGGAGGACGAGTAGCGCTATTATCCACGCGGCTAGAAATAGGTGCCTCGCGTTCATGGGACGGAAACCCCCTGGTTGCCCTACCTTTCTGTCCAATCTAGGTTAGGATAGTTTGTTGCGCATTGGTTTTAGCGTTGCAACCTTAACTTTTCGGAGCAGAGCAAACCGTTAACAAGCGTTAAATAACGGGTATGGGAGGAGTTATCAGACGCTAACCGCTTTTCCCACGGCCTGGAAAGGATGCTGTGAAGCAGGTAGAGGAGAGCATTGGTTAAGCGAATCAAAGGTGAGGCCGCCCTACGCATATTCCGCCGCTACGTGCCTAGACTGCGCTGGTGCCCACGCTGCGGCGCACCAGTACTTGGGAGCGAGAAGTGCCCAAAATGCGGCGGCCCGACCCTCGAGGTCAAGATGGCTCCTCCCGGCGACGCTAGGCCAGCGTGGCCCAAGGAGCGGAGGGAGCTCTACGAGGCAGCTAGGCGAGAACTGGGCAGCGAAGCCGCTAAGAGGCTGCTCGGTTCAACAAGCACGTTCATCCTCTTTAACCCGGTTCAGGGCGTTGACGCAGCCTACGAGGTTATAGTCGATGGTCATACTATTGGGCTGTTCTACTACGAGCCCTTCGAGGAAGAGTGGCGCTTCCGCCCAGACAGAGTGGGCGCAGAGATCCTGGCTAACGAGGAGCTAGCATTCGTGCTTGAAACGAATACTGTTCTGAGGAGCGGCCAGGTTCTCCGCAGCGGACTCCGGGGAGACAAGCCCGGGCCCGGAGGCTACGTCGTCCTCGTGGGGCGCGGGCCCAGCTACGGGGTAGGCAGAGTACTAGATAATGGCGCTGTCCGGGTGGTCAAGGCCTGGAGGCGGCGGCGAAGAGTAGAGTGGAGGCACAACCCGAGACCTCTGAGCATAGAGGAGGCCGCGGAGATGAACAAGGAGTGGCTCATAGGCCTCGAAGAGGAGGCGGCGAAGTGGCTAGAAGAGACTATTAGGAGGCATGGCTTCTGGGCTGTGGCTGCGATAAGCGGGGGTAAGGACAGCACGGTCGCGGCCAAGATAGCTCAGCTCGCGGGGGTTGAGCACAGCTACAGTATTGACACCGGTATAGAGCACCCTGAGAGCCTCGAGACAATAGACAAGGTTGTCAAGGGGCTCGGATTCGTTCATCACACCGGGTCTCCCGGCAGAGACGCCTTCTGGAAGGCGGCGGAGCTCTACGGGCCACCCGCGAGAGATTATCGCTGGTGTACAAAGTACCTCAAAATGGCTGTCCTCCCAAAGGTGTTCGCCGAGTTTCCCCGCGGCAAGGAAATACTCGTCGTCACTGGGCAGCGAGGGGCAGAGAGCACTCAGAGAGCACTCTCACCGAGACTAGCGGAGAGCGGCACTGCGGCTCACGGCAAGCACTACGTAGCGCTACCTATCCAGCGGTGGAGCAGCCTAGAAGTCTTCCTCTACATCGTTCTCCGACGCCTACCAATGCACCCCCTCTACATGGAGGGCTTTGACAGAATAGGCTGCTACATGTGCCCTGTCAGCAGGCTAGCAGAGCTAAAGATAGTTGAGAAGCGCCACCCGGACCTCTGGTCAAAGTGGATAGGGTTCCTCAGGCGCTTCGCCCGGAGCCGCGGCCTCCCAGATGAATGGATAAGGCTTGGGCTCTGGAGATGGAGGTTCAGCTATCCCTCAGAAGCACAGCTCCTCGCAAGAAGGGCAGGCCTAGACCCCGACAGGCTGCTGGAGCGGCTCAACAGCGGGGTCGGAGCAGCAATCGAGTACGGGAGGAGGGGCAAGAGCCTCCTCATAACCATAGGTCTCCACGACCCTGTGGATCCCGGGCTCCTGCCGGGGCTCGTCAAGGCCACAGGGCTCGAGGCGGCGAGGATTAGCGACGGGGAGGCAGTGCTCCGGGACCCCGGCTCCGGGGCAGAGATGAGGCTCAGCACTGATGGCAGGATAGAACTGACTAATGCTGAATCATTGCGCGATATCCGTGGAGCAGCTAAGGCCGTAAGGGCAGCCATTGCAACCATCTACATGGCGTCCTATTGCCTCGGCTGCGGCCTCTGCGAGGCAAGCTGCCCCTACAACGCGGTCACAAAACCATATCCAGCGATCAACGCGGAGCGCTGCACGGGTTGCAGAAGGTGCATAAACGCTTGCCCAGCTACAAACCAGGCGGACTACGTTGAGGGAGTTGTGTTCAGGCTTTTAAAGCAGCTAAAAACAGCTAGGAGATAGTGGTAATTCGCGTCTTTGTCTTCTCGGGCCTACTTCTTATCCGGGCCCCCTACAAGGTTCTTAACAATCTTGCCCTCCTTTATGACGAGGCCGATGTTTTGCTCGCATAGAAGCGTCTTCGGGTCCTGGTCGGGGCTGCCCTTCACGGCTATGAGGTCGGCCACGTATCCAGGCTTCAGCTCGCCAACCCTGCCCTCCAGGCCAGCAATATATGCAGCATTCTTCGTGGCGGCTACCAAGGCCTCGGCCGGTGTCATGCCTACCTCGTTCACGAGGAGCACCAGCTCTAGCGCATTGAGGCCATAGAACTTCGTGCCCGGCGGCTCGAAGAAGAAGTCCGTCCCCGTGGCGATCCTTACGCCGGCCCGGTACGCCCTCCTAATGTTCTCCACGTGTATCTTGTAGACCTCTCGCGCCTTCTCCAACGCCCAGTCAGGTACACCAGCCTTCTCACCGTGCTCTACGAGGAGCTTTACCACGCTAAGCGTCGGTATTATCACCGCGTTCTTCTCGAGCGCGAGGCTTATCCCCTCATCGTCTATGAATATGGCGTGCGCGATTCTCGTAACACCTGCCCGCAGCGCGTTAACTATGCCCTCAGCACCCTCTGCATGAGCGTGGACGAAGCGCCTAGCCCTCCTAGCTTCCTCAACTATAGCCTTAATCTCCTCGATCGTGAACTGTGGGTACTCTGGCCGGTCGCGCTGAGAAGCGACACCACCCGTCGCGAATATCTTGATGAAGTCTGCGCCCTCGCGGAGAGCGTACCGCGCAGCCTTGCGGCACTCATCGGCACCGTCGCATATAAGGGGCATGAATGGCTGGAACAGCTTAGACGTGCGTACATCAACGTACTCTATGGGCAAGAAGTGTACGTCGCCGTGGCCAAAAGTCTGGCTTACAGGGTAGCCAGCAGCAACTATTCGCGGCCCGCGAATCGTTCCCTCGGCGACGGCGTCGCGCAAGTGGAGCCCGATCACGCCGCCAGCGTCAACAATCGTCGTGAAGCCAGCATCAAGTATGCGCTCTAGAACCCTTGCCCCACGGACAAAGAGCACACCGATAGGCGTGGTCAAGGCTTCTCGCACATAGTCTCCGCTCTGCAAGCCAGTAACATGGACGTGCGCGTCTATGAGGCCAGGCATAATCGTGTACCCGTTGAGCCTATACGTCTCAGCGTTCTCCGGTATCTCGATGCTTCCCTCAGACCCCGTGTCACGAATAACACCGTTCTCGATAACAACACAGCCGCGCTCAAGGACACGGTTTTCCGAGGGGTCAAAGAGGCGGCCACAGAGAACAAGGGAATCGGTGTGGTTGGACCGAATAATTAATCACCAGTAACGTGGTCTAAGACCAAGCGCTATAAGCACTACACTCGGATAATGAAGCAAGCAGTACACCGCGCAAAACCATGGTCAGGCATTGCCCCGTACAAGCAGCGGGCGAGAATGGAGGGAGTTAGCAAGGCTCAGCAGCAAGCCTGCTCAGAGTCCTAGCAACCATCGCTACGGCCTCGCCTACTCGGCTCCAAGGCCTACCCGGCCCCCGGGCAAGCGCCTTGTAGAATGCAACTATGTCGCCTACTGTTTCCCCGCAGCACGTGCTGAGCGGCGGCTCATCGCCAAGAACTATCCATATAGTTGCAGCCCGCAACACGTCGCTCAGCTCCTCTGGGCTGCTGCAGCGCCACTCGCCGCCCAATACCTGGCCCCAATAACCCCTCTCAGCCAGTAGTTCCTCTCCGAACCCGTGCTTCTCCATAGCCAGGTGCACCTCGAGGTCCTTAACGCTCGTCGCAGCAATGTACGCCGCCGTCCATGAATCAACCGTGGTTTCGCCGGAGGGCAATGCAACGATGTAATATTCTAGTGAGCCGTGTAGCACGCTGTGAAAGGCCTCGTGAACCAGGAACGCCTTCCCGACACGGCCGAGCCCCTCAAGCTCTCTCGGAACTAGGTGGATACGCGGCGTCCCCGTCCAAGCCTCATGCATAATGGGGAAGGACGCGTCAACAACCACTCCTACCCTTGCGGCTTCTCTACGGAGAAACGCCTCCATCTCCTCCCTAGACTCATAGAATATTATCTCAACAAAGCCCTCGCCTCCAACACGCTCATAGACCCGCTTAAGGACGCTGAGAACGCCTTCCGCGTTAGCGGTGCCGCCTCTCACCGCGAGAACCCATCCACCTACACGGAGAACCGGCATAGCAGCGCCACCCCACCTAGCTCAACGCTCTTTGTTCTGGCGGCGGCTCCCTGAACCACCCGTAACCTAGTTGCAGGGAGGTAGCGAGGCATACTCCTTAACCGTCTTAGCGACGTATATGGGCTTGTAGCTGGCCGACTTGCTGGTCCCGGGTGACGTTACCCCGGTGAGTACTAGGAGGCTATCTGCCCCTATCTTGGCGGCAAGCTCTATATCGGTGTCAAGCCGGTCACCAATAACAAGCGCACCGCGGGGATTACCGCCAATAATACTGGCCACCGTCTCCGCCATAGTGGTGCTCGGCTTCCCGGCCACGAGGTCCGGGCTCCTACCCGTAGCAGTAACTATTGAGGCGAGGATCGCCCCCGCGCCCGGCTCAACACCGTCCTCCACGGGTATAGTCTTGTCAGTGTTAGCGACGAGGAGCAACGCATTACACTTCGTCAGCGCCTCCACAGCCGCTGAGAGCTTAGAGTAGGTTATGTCTGTGTCAAGCGCCACGGCGACCGCGTCGAGGAAGCACTTCTCAGCCTCGCTCCGGGTAACAACCACGTGCCCCTGCCCCGCCAGCTCCTCAACGAGGCCAGGCTCCCCGACGACATAGATGCGCAGCGGGCCATAGCGCCTAGCCGCCTCCCTAGCCAACACATAGCCGCTAGTGATAACGTCCCTGGGCTCCACCTTCCAGCCAACGATATCTGATAATAGGAGCGAGTAGAGCCTCCTACCCCTCGTAGCATTATTAGTCAGGA from Pyrofollis japonicus harbors:
- a CDS encoding phosphoadenosine phosphosulfate reductase domain-containing protein produces the protein MVKRIKGEAALRIFRRYVPRLRWCPRCGAPVLGSEKCPKCGGPTLEVKMAPPGDARPAWPKERRELYEAARRELGSEAAKRLLGSTSTFILFNPVQGVDAAYEVIVDGHTIGLFYYEPFEEEWRFRPDRVGAEILANEELAFVLETNTVLRSGQVLRSGLRGDKPGPGGYVVLVGRGPSYGVGRVLDNGAVRVVKAWRRRRRVEWRHNPRPLSIEEAAEMNKEWLIGLEEEAAKWLEETIRRHGFWAVAAISGGKDSTVAAKIAQLAGVEHSYSIDTGIEHPESLETIDKVVKGLGFVHHTGSPGRDAFWKAAELYGPPARDYRWCTKYLKMAVLPKVFAEFPRGKEILVVTGQRGAESTQRALSPRLAESGTAAHGKHYVALPIQRWSSLEVFLYIVLRRLPMHPLYMEGFDRIGCYMCPVSRLAELKIVEKRHPDLWSKWIGFLRRFARSRGLPDEWIRLGLWRWRFSYPSEAQLLARRAGLDPDRLLERLNSGVGAAIEYGRRGKSLLITIGLHDPVDPGLLPGLVKATGLEAARISDGEAVLRDPGSGAEMRLSTDGRIELTNAESLRDIRGAAKAVRAAIATIYMASYCLGCGLCEASCPYNAVTKPYPAINAERCTGCRRCINACPATNQADYVEGVVFRLLKQLKTARR
- a CDS encoding metal-dependent hydrolase family protein, which produces MPGLIDAHVHVTGLQSGDYVREALTTPIGVLFVRGARVLERILDAGFTTIVDAGGVIGLHLRDAVAEGTIRGPRIVAAGYPVSQTFGHGDVHFLPIEYVDVRTSKLFQPFMPLICDGADECRKAARYALREGADFIKIFATGGVASQRDRPEYPQFTIEEIKAIVEEARRARRFVHAHAEGAEGIVNALRAGVTRIAHAIFIDDEGISLALEKNAVIIPTLSVVKLLVEHGEKAGVPDWALEKAREVYKIHVENIRRAYRAGVRIATGTDFFFEPPGTKFYGLNALELVLLVNEVGMTPAEALVAATKNAAYIAGLEGRVGELKPGYVADLIAVKGSPDQDPKTLLCEQNIGLVIKEGKIVKNLVGGPDKK
- a CDS encoding HAD-IIA family hydrolase; translated protein: MSPKCRKRYRVVLTDIDGVVWRRGAPLAENIEGLHTLRKEGSRIVFLTNNATRGRRLYSLLLSDIVGWKVEPRDVITSGYVLAREAARRYGPLRIYVVGEPGLVEELAGQGHVVVTRSEAEKCFLDAVAVALDTDITYSKLSAAVEALTKCNALLLVANTDKTIPVEDGVEPGAGAILASIVTATGRSPDLVAGKPSTTMAETVASIIGGNPRGALVIGDRLDTDIELAAKIGADSLLVLTGVTSPGTSKSASYKPIYVAKTVKEYASLPPCN